The sequence below is a genomic window from Denitratisoma sp. DHT3.
CACCTTCATCCGCGCCGTCTCGGCGGCCCGTCCCAAGGTGGCGGACTACCCCTTCACCACGCTGCACCCCAACCTGGGCGTGGTGCGGGTGGACGAGAACCGCAGTTTCGTCATCGCCGACATCCCCGGCCTGATCGAGGGCGCGGCGGAAGGCGCGGGGCTCGGCCACCGGTTCCTGAAGCACTTGCAGCGCACCGGCATCCTGCTGCACCTGGTCGACATCGCCCCCTTCGACCCCGACGCCGACCCGGTGCGGGACGCGCGGGCGATCCTCGAGGAACTGCGCAAGTACGACGAGGCCCTCCACGCCAAGCCGCGCTGGCTGGTGATCAACAAGATCGACCTGGTGCCCGAGGATGAAAGGGCGGACCGCATCGCCGCGCTGATCGACGGCTACGGTGCGGTGGATCGCCACTTCGTCATCTCCGGCCTCACCGGCGACGGCTGCAAGCCCCTGACCTTCGCCGTCATGGACTACCTGGAACAACATCCCCGCCCGACCAGCGAGGTCGCGGCGGACGACGACACGGACACGGATGCCGATGAGAGCGAGGATCGCGAAGAGTAAGCGCCTGATCGTCAAGGTCGGCAGCGCCCTGGTCACCAACGACGGCGCCGGCCTGTCGCAGGACTTCATCGCCGAATGCGCCCGGCAGATCGCCGCCCTGCACACCCAGGGGCGGGAAGTGGTGCTGGTCTCCTCCGGCGCCATCGCCGCCGGCATGCAGCGCCTGGGCTGGACCCGTCGCCCCCATGAAATCCACGAATTGCAGGCGGCGGCGGCCGTCGGTCAGATGGGGCTGTGTCAGACCTACGAAACCTGCTTCGCCGGCCACGGCCTCAAGGCCGCCCAGATTCTGCTGACCCACGACGACCTGGCCGACCGCACCCGCTACCTGAACGCCCGCTCCACCCTGGTGACCCTGCTGGGCCTGGGCGTGGTGCCGATCATCAACGAGAACGACACCGTGGTCACCGACGAAATCAAGTTCGGTGACAACGACACCCTGGGCGCGCTGGTGGCCAACCTGGTGGAAGCCGACGCGCTGGTGATCCTCACCGACCAGCAGGGCCTCTACAGCGCCGATCCGCGCAAGGACCCGGGCGCCAGCCTGATCCACGAAGGCGAGGCCAGCGACCGCCGCTTCGAGGCGATGGCCGGCGGCAGCGGCAGCGCCATCAGCAAGGGCGGCATGATCACCAAGATTCGCGCCGCGCAACGGGCGGCGCGCAGCGGCGCGCACACCCTGATCGCCAGCGGCCGCGAACACAACGTGCTGCCGCGGCTGCTGGCGGGGGAAACCCTGGGCACGCTGCTGCATGCCGGATCCAGCCCGATGGCCGCGCGCAAGCAGTGGCTGGCCGACCATCTGCAACTGGCCGGCAGCCTGAGTCTGGACGCCGGCGCCGAGCAGGCTTTGCGTTCCGGCCGCAGCCTGCTGCCGATCGGCGTCATCGCCGTCGAGGGCGAGTTCGAGCGGGGCGCCGCGGTCGCCTGCCGCGACGGCGCGGGACGCGAAATCGCCCGCGGCCTGATCAACTACTCCAGTTCCGAAGCGCGCCGCATCGCCCGCCACGCCAGCCAGGAAATCGAAACCCTGCTCGGCTACGTGGACGAGGAAGAGCTGATCCACCGCGACAATCTGGTGCTGCTGTAAGCGAAGGTCCAGGGCGAACCGCGTACCGCGCGCCCTTACATCGCCTTACATTCGCCCCGCCTCCCGCAACACCCCGCCGGCCGCGACGGCGCTAGACTTCAGCGGGTCCGCGCCTCTTGCGGCGGACGTCCCGCAGCCAGCTGCCTCCCGAGCCCGCACACCATGCACAACCGCAACGGCCTGCGCCACTTCAGCATCGCCACCCTGGCCCTCGCCATGCTCTCGGGCTGCGCGTCGTCGCCGCCCGTACCGCGCATCGACGACGACCTGGTCAAGCAGTTCGCCGGGCGCGGCTATCTGAGCGACGACCGCTTCGGCGTCAGCACCTCCTTCGCCACCTGGCGGATCCAGGATCAGCCGCTGGACGTCGCCCTCGCCGTCCCCACCGGCAAAGGGCCGGTACCGCTGGTCGTCTACCTACCGGCATTGGGAGAGAGCCGAGCAGCGGGAGCCACCTGGCGCACCGCCTGGGCGCAGGCGGGCTTCGCGGTGCTGTCCTGCCAGTTGCGCCCGCAGGACAGCCAGGCCTGGTCCTCTCCGCGCGCCCGTGC
It includes:
- the proB gene encoding glutamate 5-kinase, with the protein product MRARIAKSKRLIVKVGSALVTNDGAGLSQDFIAECARQIAALHTQGREVVLVSSGAIAAGMQRLGWTRRPHEIHELQAAAAVGQMGLCQTYETCFAGHGLKAAQILLTHDDLADRTRYLNARSTLVTLLGLGVVPIINENDTVVTDEIKFGDNDTLGALVANLVEADALVILTDQQGLYSADPRKDPGASLIHEGEASDRRFEAMAGGSGSAISKGGMITKIRAAQRAARSGAHTLIASGREHNVLPRLLAGETLGTLLHAGSSPMAARKQWLADHLQLAGSLSLDAGAEQALRSGRSLLPIGVIAVEGEFERGAAVACRDGAGREIARGLINYSSSEARRIARHASQEIETLLGYVDEEELIHRDNLVLL
- the cgtA gene encoding Obg family GTPase CgtA codes for the protein MKFFDEAKIEVVAGDGGNGVASFRREKFIPFGGPDGGDGGRGGSIYAVADRNLNTLIDYRYTRMFRAQKGENGRGSDCYGKGGADMELRMPVGTVIADFETGEPIADLDRDGKRALIAQGGRGGLGNLHFKSSTNRAPRKCTPGTPGEQRLLKLELKVLADVGLLGLPNAGKSTFIRAVSAARPKVADYPFTTLHPNLGVVRVDENRSFVIADIPGLIEGAAEGAGLGHRFLKHLQRTGILLHLVDIAPFDPDADPVRDARAILEELRKYDEALHAKPRWLVINKIDLVPEDERADRIAALIDGYGAVDRHFVISGLTGDGCKPLTFAVMDYLEQHPRPTSEVAADDDTDTDADESEDREE